A genome region from Deltaproteobacteria bacterium includes the following:
- a CDS encoding creatininase family protein has product MAENNPNQTRPVRDWQYLTGEDFRRLDKSKTVVTVTCSPMEVHGPHLPVVCDNHEAEALTTRTIELLSARYPEMMFLRLPPIYVAADVVPHSGSLMFRSTTIVRVLCDLGRTLAKQGFSNIWVASFHGGPRHFVAIEQACHLTNRRYGARMVSLFSLLAKRLTAGTSNLAAVLARIPGLTPADLDGDTHAGVIETSLLLHLLGEHVDPVFRSCAHVTVDMKLARSGQRPRAGKPGRASIGQLLRSFTASLKYFEEETYSGKPAIASAEIGKQILEVLANHSAEVLGQLWAGRISPDDCHSPVWPLKWVFLSPTASRLFEWAVRYRNPIF; this is encoded by the coding sequence GGACTTCCGCCGGCTCGACAAGAGCAAGACGGTGGTCACGGTGACGTGCTCGCCGATGGAGGTGCACGGCCCGCACTTGCCGGTGGTGTGCGACAACCACGAGGCTGAAGCACTGACCACGCGCACGATCGAGTTGCTGAGCGCACGCTACCCCGAAATGATGTTCTTGCGGCTGCCGCCGATTTACGTGGCGGCCGACGTCGTGCCGCACAGCGGCTCGCTGATGTTTCGCAGCACCACGATCGTGCGCGTGCTCTGCGACCTCGGCCGCACGCTGGCCAAGCAGGGCTTCAGCAATATCTGGGTGGCCAGTTTCCACGGCGGGCCGCGTCACTTCGTGGCGATCGAGCAAGCTTGTCACCTCACCAACCGGCGCTACGGTGCCCGCATGGTGTCGCTGTTTTCGCTGCTGGCGAAGCGGCTCACCGCCGGCACCTCGAACCTTGCCGCCGTGCTCGCGCGTATCCCCGGCCTCACGCCCGCCGACCTCGACGGTGACACCCACGCCGGTGTGATCGAAACCTCGCTGTTGCTGCACCTGCTTGGCGAGCACGTCGATCCGGTCTTTCGATCTTGCGCGCACGTGACCGTGGATATGAAACTGGCCCGCAGCGGCCAGAGGCCGCGCGCCGGCAAACCCGGGCGGGCCTCGATCGGGCAGCTTTTGCGCAGCTTCACGGCCTCGCTGAAGTACTTCGAGGAGGAGACCTACTCCGGCAAGCCCGCCATCGCCTCGGCCGAGATCGGCAAGCAGATCCTCGAGGTCTTGGCCAACCACAGCGCGGAGGTGCTGGGCCAGCTATGGGCCGGCCGAATCAGCCCGGATGACTGCCACTCGCCGGTGTGGCCGCTCAAGTGGGTCTTCTTGAGCCCCACCGCCAGCCGCCTCTTCGAGTGGGCAGTGCGCTATCGCAATCCGATCTTCTGA
- the tig gene encoding trigger factor, producing the protein MKVEVEAVDPVRRRLAIEVPAEEVRDEIERAYADLGRRARVRGFRPGRTPRPVLEQLFGDQVRAEVFGKLIQRSYAEALQGQDLAVVSEPQIVTEQAEPGAALRYSATVEVKPEVVARDYSGFRVERTLVLITEAEVGAVLQRLQDSLAQLLPITERTRVARGDVVTLDYEARREQRLVGRGENRLVEIGRGQFSQSFDEQLEDAEVGTTREFSVAYPADYSNAELAGQTIDFRVTVKALAQREVPALDDDFAKDHGECETLAALRERVRQRLEAQAALRADQEVRAKLIDQLLAAHGIAVPDVMVQRRALALAEEVINSMRDVRLRQRDAAAERERLAAELVPQARKQVQTALLLEAIARQEHLEVSDDEVRAQIDEMAAPAGTGGERVRAQYQDEGMRAGLHARMLQQRALELVASRATITTTTHASVVADSGQNG; encoded by the coding sequence GTGAAGGTCGAAGTTGAAGCAGTGGACCCGGTGCGCCGGCGACTGGCGATCGAGGTCCCGGCAGAAGAAGTTCGTGACGAGATCGAGCGCGCCTATGCCGATCTCGGCCGGCGAGCGCGCGTGCGCGGTTTTCGGCCCGGGCGTACGCCGCGTCCGGTGCTCGAGCAGCTGTTTGGTGATCAGGTGCGGGCCGAGGTGTTCGGCAAGCTGATTCAGCGCTCGTACGCGGAGGCTTTGCAGGGGCAGGATCTGGCGGTGGTAAGCGAGCCGCAGATCGTCACCGAGCAGGCTGAGCCCGGGGCGGCGTTGCGCTATTCGGCGACGGTCGAAGTCAAGCCCGAGGTGGTGGCGCGGGATTACAGCGGCTTTCGAGTTGAGCGCACGCTGGTGCTGATAACCGAGGCGGAGGTCGGCGCCGTTCTCCAGCGGTTGCAGGATTCACTAGCGCAGCTGCTTCCGATCACCGAGCGCACGCGCGTGGCGCGCGGCGATGTCGTGACCCTGGATTACGAGGCGCGCCGCGAGCAGCGTCTGGTGGGGCGCGGAGAGAACCGGCTGGTCGAGATCGGCCGCGGCCAGTTTTCGCAGAGTTTCGACGAGCAGCTCGAGGACGCCGAGGTGGGCACGACCCGCGAGTTCTCGGTTGCTTATCCCGCCGACTACTCCAACGCGGAGCTGGCGGGGCAAACGATCGATTTTCGCGTGACCGTGAAGGCACTGGCACAACGCGAGGTGCCGGCGCTCGATGACGACTTCGCCAAGGATCACGGGGAGTGCGAAACGCTGGCCGCGTTGCGGGAGCGCGTGCGCCAGCGCCTGGAAGCGCAAGCCGCGCTGCGCGCCGACCAGGAGGTGCGGGCGAAGCTGATCGATCAGCTCCTCGCCGCCCACGGCATCGCGGTGCCGGACGTGATGGTGCAGCGCCGTGCCCTGGCCTTGGCCGAGGAAGTCATCAACTCGATGCGTGATGTGCGCTTGCGCCAGCGCGATGCTGCGGCAGAGCGCGAGCGGCTGGCCGCCGAACTGGTGCCGCAAGCGCGCAAGCAAGTGCAGACGGCGCTACTGCTCGAAGCCATCGCCCGACAAGAGCACCTCGAGGTCAGCGACGATGAAGTGCGCGCGCAGATCGATGAAATGGCAGCGCCAGCCGGTACCGGCGGCGAGCGCGTGCGCGCGCAGTATCAAGACGAAGGCATGCGCGCGGGGTTGCACGCGCGCATGTTGCAGCAACGCGCGCTCGAGCTGGTCGCCTCGCGGGCCACCATTACCACTACCACGCACGCATCTGTCGTTGCTGACTCCGGCCAAAACGGCTAA